The stretch of DNA CCGTCGAGGGTCAGCAGCGGCCCGCCGCTGTTGCCGGGGTTGACCGCCGCGTCGGTCTGGATCGTCTCGGGGATCGTAAAGCCCGTCCCGGTCGGGTTCGAGCGGTTCGTCCCGCTGACGTAACCGACGGTGATGGTGCCGTCCAGTCCCATCGGGTTCCCGATGGCCACGACGCGCTCACCGGGCTCGGGGTTGGCCTCGGCGACCGGGAGGGGGTCGGCGTCCTCGGGCAGGTCCTCGACGGCGACGACGGCGAGGTCGGTGTAGGGGTCGGTCCCGACCACCTCGCCAGTGAGCCACGTCCCGTCGTGGAGGCGCAGTTCGACGTACTCCTGCTCGCCGACGACGTGCTCGTTGGTGACGACGTGGTGGTCGTCGTAGACGAACCCAGACCCGGCACCGCGTCCGGGACCGCGGCCGTCGTCGGTGACGTAGACCGAGACGACCGACGGGATCGTTCCCTCGTACAGTTCTCTGATGGTGGTGTCTTCTGACATCTGTGGGTGGACTGCGCGACCGGGGCACCGCCCCGGGGCAGACTAACCCGTGGTAAGGGGTGACAGTATTTGACTGTTTTGCCGTATCGGACTAACTTCCGTTTTTTCTATCCTGTAATGGCTTCCCTCACTCCCGGAGGAGCCGGAAGCCGATGTCTCGGCCGTGATCCCGGCTGAGGTCGATCCACAGCCGCGCGAGGGCTTCCAGGCGCGTGGCGGCCCCGAGGGCCCCGGCCTCGACGGGGTCGAAGCCGAGGTCGCCGGCCAGCGTCGCGACGGTCTCGCGGGCCGCCCGGTTGTCGCCAGCGACGAACATCGTCGCCCGCTCGCCGCCGATCTCGGGGTCGGTCATCCGGTTCGCGCCGATGGTGTTGAACGCCTTGACTACCCGCGCCTCGGGGGCGGCGTCGGCGACGCGGGCGGCCAGCGACCGCTCGGCCGTCGCCTCGGGGTACTCGTTGGTGGCGTCGACCAGCGGCTTCGCCGCGAGGTGGGTGGCGAGGTCGGCCGCGACCGAGGGCGCGGCGCTGCCCGGCACCGCGAGGACGACGGCCTCGCCGCGCTCGGCGGCCTCACCCCGCGGCAGGACGTCGATCGCGTCGCCGATACCCCCTCCGGACTCCGCGGGCGTTCGCGAGCCCAGGACGACCGCGTGACCGGCCGCGTCGAACCCGCGGGCGAGCGCCGTGCCGACGCTGCCGGTGCCGATGATCCCGATTCGCATACCCGGAGTACGTGTCGGTGGACCAAAACGTTCGTGGCGGGTCCGTTCGGTCGGTGCCCCTCGCCGCCGCGGCGGTGGCTTTATGCGGCGGTCAGTCCCACCGTCGCGTATGCAAGTCGGAGTCCTGACCGTCCCGCTGGGCGGCGAACCGCTCGCGGACGCCCTCGCCTACCTCGACGACCTCGGGGTCGGCGCGGTCGAACTGGGCTGTGGTGGCTTCCCAGGCGACGACCACCTCCCCCGGGACGAGTACCTCGACGACGAAGACGCACAGGCCGAGCTCCGGGACCTGCTCGACGACCACGGGCTGACCGTGAGCGCGCTGGCGACGCACAACAACCCGCTCCACCCCGACGACGAGCGGGCCGACGAGGCCGACACCGAGCTCCGGGAGGCGATCCGGCTGGCCGACCAGCTGGGCGTCGACGCCGTCACCTGCTTCTCGGGCCTGCCGGCGGGCGGCCCCGACGACGAGGTACCGAACTGGATCACCGCGCCGTGGCCCACCGAACACGCCGACGCCCACGAGTACCAGTGGGGCGTCGCCGAGGAGTACTGGTCGGACCTGGCCGACCACGCCGCCGACCACGGCGTCGACGTCGCCATCGAGATGCACCCCAACATGCTCGTCTACGAGCCCCGGGGGATGCTGGAACTGCGCGAGCGCACCAACGACCGCATCGGGGCGAACTTCGACCCCTCGCACCTGTACTGGCAGGGCATCGACGTCACCGAGGCCATCCGCCTGCTGGGCGAGCACGACGCCATCCACCACGTCCACGCCAAGGACACGAAGGTCTACGACGCCAACGCCAGCGAGAAGGGCGTGCTGGACACCACTCCCTACACCGAGGAGGCGGACCGCTCGTGGCTGTTCCGCTCGATCGGCTACGGCCACGGCGAGGCCCACTGGAAGGACGTCGTCTCGACCCTGCGGATGGTCGGCTACGACGGTGCCCTCTCCATCGAACACGAGGACTCCCTGACCAGCGCCCGCGAGGGCCTGGAGAAGGCCGTCGACGTGCTGGACCGCGCCGTCTTCGAGACGCAACCGGGCGAGGCATACTGGGCTGAGTGACGATGACGGACGAACCACTCGACATCGGCGTTCTGGGGTACCGCTTCATGGGCAAGGCCCACGCAAACGCCTTCGCGCGGCTCCCGATGTTCTTCGCGGACGCGCCCGACCTCAACCGCGCGGTGCTGGTCGGCCGCGACGAGGCGGCGCTGGCCGACGCCGCCGACGAACTGGGCTTCGCTCGCACGGCGACCGACTGGGAATCCGTGGTCGACGAGGTGGACGTCTTCTACAACCTCGGGCCGAACCACGTCCACGCCGAGCCCTCGATCGCGGCGCTCGAAGCGGGGACGCCGGTCTTCTGCGAGAAGCCGCTCGCGCCGGGGCTGGACGACGCCGCGGCGATGGCCGAGGCGGCCGCCGACGCCGACGTGCCGGCCGGCATCGCGTTCAACTACCGGTTCATCCCGGCGATCCAGTACGCGAAGAACCTGATCGAGGCCGGCGAGCTGGGCGAGCTCCGCCACTTCCGGGGCCGGTACCTCCAGGACTGGCTGGTCGACCCCGAAGCCCCGTGGTCCTGGCGCAACGACGAGGAGCTGGCCGGCAGCGGCGCGCTGGGCGACCTCGGTGCCCACACCGTCGACCTCGCGCGGTTCCTCGTCGGCGACGTGGCGGCGGTCAGCGGCCACCTGCGGACCTTCGTCGACGAGCGGCCCGTCGACGGGGAAGACGAGACCCGCCCGGTCACCGTCGACGACGCCTACTCCGCGCAGGTCGCCTTCGAGGACGGCACGATGGGCACGCTGGAAGCGTCCCGGTTCGCCAACGGCCGGAAGAACGACCACACCATCGAGATCGAGGGCTCGAAGGGGAGCCTGAAGTTCTCGCTGGAGCGGCTGAACGAGCTGGAGGTCCTGCGCGAGGACTCGCGGGGCTACGAGACGGTCCTGGTGACCGACGAGTCGGACCCGTACATCGACCACTGGTGGCCGCCGGGGCACGTCATCGGCTGGGAGCACACGTTCGTCCACGAGAACTACGAGTTCCTCTCGGCGGTCGCGGAGGGCGGGGACTACGAGCCGAGCTTCGCCGACGGCCTGGCCGTCCAGCGGGTGCTCGACGCCGTCGAGCGCAGCGACGACGAGCGGGCGTGGATCGAGGTCTGACCCACGACCGTATCAGAACGACCGCAGCGATTCGAGGGCGTCGGCGGCGCTCCCGTCTTCGACGGCCGCCCGGGCCTGGTCGAGCCCGTCGCCGATGCTGTCGGCGTCCTCGCGGGCGTAGATCCGCAGCGCGGCGTTGAGCGCGACGGCGTCGGCGAAGCCGTCCTCGCGCTCGCCGGCCAGGACCGCTTCGGTGATCGCGGCGGACTCGGCGGCCACGTCGTCGACCCCGAGGTCCTCGCTCGTGACGTCCATCCCGAGGTCGCCGGTCCGGATCTCGAAGTCCGCGATGTCCTCGTCGTCGGACTCGTCGCCCTCGATCGGCCACTCGGCGACGACCGTCTCGCCGGGGCGGACGTCGTCGTACCCCTCCATCCCCTGGAAGAACAGCGCCCGGTCGACGGTGCTTGACTCGGACTGCTTCAGGGTCCGGACCATCTTCTTGGCGAACGGCAGGTGGTAGAAGCTCCCGAGGTGGACGTCGGCGTTCGCCGGGTTGGCGAGCGTCTCGACGGTGTTGACGAACGTGCGGACGCCCATCGTGTCCCGGCGCTCGAACAGGTCGTCGATCCCGGGGTTGAACCGTGGCTGGTAGTAGAAGCCGAAGCCGACGTCGTCGACCATCGCGGCGCTCTCGGCCGGGTCGAGGTCGGTCCGGACGCCGAGTTCGTCCAGCACGTGCTTGTAGGCGTCCTGCTTCTGGGTCGGGACCCGATCGCCCGAGTGGACCACGACCGGCGTGCCGGCGGCCGCGGCGACCAGCCCGGCGGCCACGCCCAGGATGGCCGACCGGCCCTTGCCGTCGTAGTTCGCGCCGCAGTCGACGGGGTCGGCGTCCGGTTCGGCGGCGACGACGGACTCCTCGTGCATCACGTCGACGTAGGCCCCCAGTTCCTCGGGGTTGTTGCGCTTCCAGCGGTTGGCGAGCCAGAACGCCCCCAGCGTCGTGTGGTCGGGTTCGCCGCCGAGGATGCGCTGGAACGCCTCCCGGGCCTGCGCCCGCGACATATCGTCGGCGGACTTGTGTCCGGAGCCGACGACGTCGGTCATCAGGCGCTTCAGCGGCCACTCGCCGTACTCGCGGGTCGCTCGTGCCATACGAACCCGTTCGGGTGCGAGTTCAAAAGCCCCTGCGCTTTTCCTGCCGCCCGAGAATCCCGGCGACGCCCGAAACCCATACACCACTCCGACCCTAATCCGGGGTGATGAGCCTCCAGTCGGGCGACTGGCGCGAGCGCATCGACGACGTGGACGCCGCCCTCGTCGACGGCTACCAGAGCGGGTTCCCCGTCCGGGAACGTCCATTCGAGGCCGTCGGCGCGGACCTCGGGATCGCGGCCGACGACGCCCTCGAACGGGTCGAGCGCCTGCGCGAGGACGGTATCTTCCGGCGGTTCGGTCCCGTCCTCAATCCGCCGGTCATCGGCTCCTCGACGCTGGCGGCGGTCTCGGTGCCCGACGCGGAGTTCGACGACGTGGCCGCCGTCGTCAACGGCTACCGACAGATCAACCACAACTACGCCCGCGACCACGAGTGGAACATGTGGTTCGTCGTCACCGCCGGCTCGCGCGCGAAGCGCGACGAGATCATCGCCGACGTCGAGCGACGGACCGGCCACGAGGTGCTGGTCCTGCCGATGCTGACCGACTACTACATCGACCTGGAGTTCCCCGTCGTCAACTCGGACAGGTTCGCCCGCGAATCCCTCGACGGCACGGACGCCAGCGCCACCCGAATCAGCGAGGACGCGGCCGCCGACCTCTCGGCGCTGGACCGACGGCTCCTGCTGGCGACCCAGGAGGGGTTCCCGCTGTCGGCGACGCCGTACCGCGACGTGGCCGACGCCGTCGACGCCGACGTGGGGGACGTGCTGGCGGCCGTCGAGCGGCTGCGCGCGGACAACTGCATCAAGCGGATCGGCTGTGTCGTCAACCACGTGACGACGGGGTTCGACAGCAACTGTATGGTCGTCTGGGACGTGCCCGACGACAAGCTGGACGCGTGGGGCCAGCGGGCGGGCGAGCTCCCCTACGTGACGCTCTGCTACCACCGACCGCGCCGGCCCGACCAGGACTGGCCGTACAACCTCTTCACGATGATCCACGGCCGCGACGCCGACGCGGTCGACGCCAAGATCGACGAGCTGGCCGCCGACTACCTCCCGGTCGTACACGAGCGCCTCTACTCGACGGCGACGCTGAAACAGACCGGCGCGCGCTACGACGACATCGTCGGCGAGTCGCGGTAGCGAGCGGGGGCGGAGACCGCGCCGTTCCGGCCGGGACCACGGGTTCCGAAAGCACTAACCGAGTCTCTTCCTTAAGACGGGTCAATGAGTCAGCAACTCCCGGACGTGCAGGCGTCGAGTCCGGACGTGACAGTCGGTCTCAACCGCGTCGGCGTGACGGGCGTGGAGAAGCTCGTCAAACTCGGCCGGCGGGACCGCGATCCCATCGTGCTGATGGCGGAGTTCGAGGTGTACGTCGACCTGCCCTCCTGGCGGAAGGGCGCGGACATGTCCCGGAACATGGAGGTCATCGACGAGACGCTGGAGACCGCCGTCGGGACGGAGGCCTACCGCGTCGAGGACGTCTGTGGCGACGCCGCCGAACTCCTGCTGGAGAAACACGACTACACGACCAAGGCGGAGGTCCGGATGGAAGCGGAGTACGTCACCCACGAGTCGACGCCGGAGAGCGGGATGGCGACCCAGTCGACGGCCGACATCATCGCCTCCGCGACGGCCACCGAGGAGGGGACCCGCGAGGAGATCGGTGCCCGCGTCACCGGGATGACCGTCTGTCCCTGCTCGCAGGGGATGTCCGCCTCCCGCGCCCGCGACACCCTCCGCGGGATGAACGTCGAGGACGAGGTCATCGAGGAGTTCCTCGAGACGATGCCCCAGGCCGGCCACTCCCAGCGGGGTCACGCCACGCTGACCGTCGAGAGCGAGGGCGCGCCCGAGGTCGACCTCAACGACCTCATCGAGGTGGCGCGTGACTCGATGAGCGCCCGCATCTACAACCTCGCGAAGCGGCCCGACGAGGACCACATGACCTTCGAGGCCCACAAGGACGCGAAGTTCGTCGAGGACTGCGTGCGGGCGATGGCCGAGGGCGTCGTCGACGCGTTCCCGGACCTGCCGGAGGACGCGATCGTCACGATGAAACAGTCCAACGACGAGTCGATCCACCAACACAACGCCCACGCGGAGCGGGTGGCGGAGTTCGGCGACCTGGTCGGCGAGGTCGAGGAGTAGGGCGGCGAGCGGGGACCTGGTCGGCGAAGTCGAACCGACCGGTCAGGGCGGATTGATGGTCGTCGCCTCGGCCCAGTGGTCGTCGAACGCGCGGCTGATGTCGGCGGTGAAGTCGGGGTCCTTGAGGTCGATGACGCCGAACGTCTCCTCGCGGCCCATCGGGTGGGGGACCTCGATACACACCTCGACGTCGTCGATGAGTTCGAACGTCGTCGAGACGGCGGGGCTGGCCCGGGCCTGGTAGTTCTCGTAGGGAGCGAGCCGCTCGTAGTACTCCTCGTTGGCCGCCTCCGGGAGGTTCTCGAAGAGGTCGGGCCGGACCAGCAGCGACACCTCGACGCCGCGGTCCAGCGCGGCGACGAGTTCGTCGACGATGCGCTCCGTCGCCTCGACGATGTCGACCTGCCGGGCCGGCGAGGAGCCGACCATCACGATCCGGGAGTCGGCCGCCGCGAGCCGCTCCAGCAGGAGGTCGAGCGTCTCCTCGGGGCCGACCGCGGCCGTCCAGAACGGCTCGTCGACCGGTTCGGCGGTCTCCAGTTGCTCGGCGAGGTCGTCGACGATGTCCTCGTACTGGCTGGCCTTCTCCTGGAGTTCCTGCTTCTTGTCGTCGAGCAGGCGGTCCAGCGCGGTGTCGGGCTCGACGGCGACGTACTTCTTCGGTCGGCTGGCCGTCTGACTGCGGACGAGATTGTACGTCTCCAGGCTGTTGAGCACGTCGTAGATGCGACCCATCGGCACGTCGCTGGCACGTGACAACTCCTTGGCCGTTGTCGGCCCCGTCTCAAGCAGGGACCGATAGGCTCTCGCCTCGTACTCGGAGAGGCCGAGGTCTCTCAGGCTCGCCATACTGTCTCATCCCGGGCCTGCGACAAAAACGAATCGGCTGTTTACCGTTTGTCACCGTTGCACGCTGTCGCCGGCCGGGCCCCACCGCTGGTCGGGTCCCACCGCCGGGTCAGCTTCCGTCGGTCAGGGCCGCCTCGAGGTCGGCGGGGGTCGTCGCCTCGGCCGTGACGGTGCCGTCCTCGTACCGGCGTGCGACGCCGTCGCCGTCGGGGTCGGGGACGACCGTCGTCTCGTGGTCGGCCAGCCGGAGCGCCGCCCGGTGGAGGTCGCTGCCGGCCTCGGTCCCGACGACGATCCGCTGTGGGTCCCGCAAGCGGGCCGCGACCGTCGCGTAGCCGGCCACCTCGACGCCCATCCGCTCGGCCGCGCCGGCGAAGGACTCGACGGCGGCGGTCGCGGCCGCGCGGTAGCGGTCCTGGCCGGTGAGGTGCGCGAGATCGACCAGCGCGTCGGCCAGTTCGACGGTGGCGTCGAGCGGGTGCAGCGACCGGCCACAGAGTCCCGCACCGCTGTCGGGGCCGTCACGGAACGCCCCCGAGTCCTGCTGGCGGTGCTCGATCGTCCAGTCGGCGACGGCCGCGGCCGGCCCGCCCTCGCCCAGGACCTGCCAGCTCGTGGTCAGCCCCTGGAGGAGCCGGGCCTGGTCGAACAGGAGTCCGGCCTCACTGTCGGGGTCGTCGTAGTGGCGGACCGCGCCGTCGTCGACGAGGGTCTCGCAGACGTGCTCGCGGGCCCGCGTGGCGTACTGCTTCGCCCGGTCGCTGTCCGTGTAGGCGTGGACCCACAGCAGGCCGTCGACGGCCAGTCCGTTCCGGTCGGCGAACACCGTGCCGTCGACGTGTGGCGCGTCGGCGTCCTCCCGGTCGGTCGCGCCCAGGTGGTAGTAGTCGTCGTCGCCGGCCTGGCTCCCGGCGAAGCCGTCGCCGGTCCAGAGGTCCGTGGTGAGGTACTCGACGGTACGCTGGGCGGCGTCGCGGTAGGGCTCCCGACCGGTGTACCGGTAGCCGTGGGCGAACGCCCGCACCAGCGCGGCGTTCTCGTCCAGCAGTTTCTCCCGGCGGGGGTTCGACCAGTCCCGGGCCGTCGCGTACCGGAAGAAACCGCCGTCGTAGGTGTCCAGCAGGTGCGTCTGGATCGCCTCCAGGGTCCGGGTCGCCTGGTCGCGGGCCCGCACCAGCGCGAACTCGACGGTCCGGGGCAGCGGGAACTTCACGTCCGACCCCCAGCCGCCGAACTCCTCGTCGAACGCGCCGAGCAGCTGCTCGACCATGTGCTCCTCGATGCGCGCTCGCAGGTCGCCCGCGGGCGGGGCCTCGTCCTGGAGCTGGCGGGGCACCGACCCCGCGTCCGTGCCCTGTGCGTCCCAGGACTCCCGGACGCTGTCGAGGATCCCCCGGAAGCCGTCGGGACCGAGGAACGTCGCGCCGGTGATGACCTCCCCCTCGGGCGTGAGGAACACCGTCGACGGGAACCCACCCATCGTGTACCGCTCGCGCACCCGGGGGTTGCGGTCGGCGTCCACCCTGACCGGGACGAACCCGTCGTTGATGTTGGCGGCGATGCGTGGCTCGCCGAAGGTCCGGCGGTCCATCGCCCGACACTCCGCGCTCCAGGGGACCGTCAGCGACAGCAGGAGCGGCTTCCCGCTCCCCGCGGCGCGCTCGAAGGCCTCGGACCCCCACTCGCGCCACTCGACTTTCGTGTCCGCCGCGAACTCGTCCATACGCCGGTCTCGGAGGTGCGCGTACAAAGGCCCTCGTACTTCCGGACCGACGCCAGGGCCGGAGCCGGTGAGCACCGCCGGGACACACATCAGCGCTTCGCAGCGTCGCAGACCCAGCGACGCGACGAAAGACGGATTTGCGCGACCCGCCAAGGTCGAGTATGGGCACCGACCAGCCCGCCCACGACCACCGCGGTCCCGTCACGCCCGGCGACCGGCCGCCCCGGCCCGGCCGCGTCCCGCTCCTGGACAACACGCTGGCGATGTTCCGGGACCCGCTGGGCTTCTACGACCGCGTCGGCCGGATGGACGCCGACGTGGTCGGGTTCAACGTCGCCGGGACGACCGGCTACTTCGTCACCCACCCGGACCTCGTCGAGCAGGTGCTGGTGACCGACGACGCCCGCTACGAGAAGGGCCAACTGCTGCGGGACGCCCTCGGGGAGTTCATCGGCGAGGGCCTGTTCCTGCTGGAGGGCGAGGAGTGGCGCGAGCAACGCACCGCGCTCCAGCCAGCCTTCTACCGAGAGACGGTGGCCGCCTACGGCGAGACGATGACCGACTTCGCCCGCCGGACCGCGGACGGCTGGGACGACGGGCAGCGGCTCGCCCTCCTGCCGGCGATGCAGACCTACACGCTCCGGGTGCTGGGCAAGACGCTGCTCGACGTCGACATCGAGCGGACCGCCGAGGCGCTGGAGCCCCTGCTCTCGTCGCTGCGAGTCCGGACCGACCCCGGCTCCGTCTCCGCGTACACGCCGCTGTGGGTCCCGACCCCCACGAACCGGGAGGTCCGGCGCGCCCGCGCCGACTTCGAGGCGACGCTGGACGACATCATCGCCGCGCGCCAGGCCGAATCCGCCGACGAGCGGGCGGCCCGCGACGACGTGCTCTCCCTGCTGCTGTCGCTGGACGAGGCGACGATGGATCGGGAGCGGCTGGGCCACCAGCTGCTGACCTTCCTCGTGGCCGGCCACGACACGACGGCGCTGACGCTGACCTACGCGCTGTTCCTGCTGGCGAACGACTCCGGAGCCCAGCGCCGTCTCCACGAGGAACTCGACGCGACGCTGGACGACGACCCGACGCCGTCGGACCTGTTCGACCTGCCGTACCTGGACCGCGTGCTGACGGAGGCGCTGCGGCTCTACCCGCCGGCGTTCACCACCTTCCGCCAGCCCACCGAACCGGTTCGGCTGGGTGGCTACGACATCGAGCCGTCGGCCCAGCTCACCATCCCCCAGTACCTCGTCCACCGCGACGAGCGGTGGTACGACGACCCCGACGCCTTCCGCCCGGACCGCTGGACCGACGACTTCGAGGCCGAGCTCCCCGACTACGCCTACTACCCGTTCGGCGGCGGCCCCCGTCACTGCATCGGGATGCGGTTCGCCCGGATGGAGGCGAAGCTCGCGCTGGCGACCCTGTGTCGCCGCTACCGCTTCGAGGCGGTCACCGAACCGCCGCTGGAACTGGGGATGCGCATCACGCTCTCGCCGACCGAACCAGTCGAAGTCAGGGTCCGCGAGCGGGACTGAGCGGCCAGGCCACGCTCCTGGCGGTGTGTCCCCGACCACTCGAAAGGCGTTTGGGCGCGGGTCTGCAATCGTGGGTATGCTCCGGGTCATCGGGCTGCTCCTGCTCATCCCGCTGTTCGACATCGTGCTCCTGGTGGCGGTGGCCATCCCCTACCTGGGTCCGCTCGTCACCGTCGCCCTGGTCGTCCTCACGGCGCTGGTGGGGATGCTCCTGGTGCGTGCGGAGGGGCGCGCGACGCTCCGTGAGATCCAGCGCAAGCTCGCGACCGGCGAGGTGCCGACCGACGAACTCATCGACGGCGGCCTGCTCGTCGCCGCCGGCGCGTTCTTCCTCACGCCCGGCCTGGTGACCGACTTCGTCGGCCTCCTGCTGGCGGTGCCGCTGACCCGCTACCCGGTCCGGGCGGCGACGCGGCGCTGGGTCGTCCGCCCCTACATCGACGCCAAGACCGGCGGCTTCGCCTCCGGCCAGGTGTACGTCGGCGGCTTCCCGAACGAGGACGGCGGCCCGGCACCCGGTCCGGGCGGCCCCGGCTCCGGCGACGGCGGTCGCTCGGGGTCCGGTGGCTTCGATCCCGACGACGCCACCGACGTCGACTTCGAGGAGTCAGACAACTGAGCCCTGCGGCGGTCTCACACCCGACCCGTGAAACGTTACCCTTTTCTATGGCCCTCGGATACGTTGGAATGCGCTCGCCTGGGCCAATAGCTCAATCAGGTTGAGCGCTCGGCTGATAACCGGGAGGTTCGCGGTTCAAATCCGCGTTGGCCCACCTCCCTTCCGAACGGACTTCAGCCGTTCGGGATTTGGGGCCGCAACTCCCCTACGTTCCAATCTTCGGGTAATAACGATTCTGAGGGAGGGGGTACAAAACGTAATCCGAGTAGTTTCACTACTGGACCCCCTCACCACGTTCGGGACGGTCGCTGGCCCAGCCGGGTCCGTCCGGCTCCCGACCGGACAGCGCTCCCTCGGCGCGCTCACGGCAGGAGGAGCCACACCGTTCTCCCGGTAGCGAGTCGAAGCGCGTAAGACGCCCCTCCGAGATTGGTACGGCATATGAGCAACGACGCGGGCGACGCGCACCCGAACGCGGAGCAGGACGTCATCGCGGTCGACGCCGACGACAACGAGGAGGGGCTCGTCAACCGACTCGACGCCCACACGGGCGAGGGCGTCCGGCACCGGGCGTTCACCGCGCTGCTGTTCGACGAGGACGACCGGGTCCTGCTGGCCCAGCGGGCGGCCGACAAGCGCCTCTGGGACACCCACTGGGACGGCACCGTCGCCTCCCACCCCGTGGAGGGACAGACTCAGGTCGAGGCGACCCGGCAGCGACTGGAGGAGGAACTGGGGGTCACGCCCGACCAGTACGACGACCTTCGGGTGACCGACCGCTTCGAGTACAAGCGCTACTACGAGAACGCGGGGCTGGAGTGGGAGGTCTGTGCGGTGTTGCAGGCGACGCTGACCGACACGTCGCTGGATCCCAACCCCGAGGAGGTCGACGGACTGCTGTGGGTCCCCTACGAGCGCCTGCGCGAGCACCCCGAGTACTACCGACAGCTGCGCCTGTGTCCGTGGTTCGAGATCGCGATGCGACGCGACGACGAGCGGTAGCGCCGAGCGACGGCGAGACACCTCGGCGCACACGGAGCGGGCCGCTCACTCGGAGTGGACGGGGTCGGCCCGACGCGCGCGCTCCCCGTCGGTCGACTCGGGCCAGGGGTCGTCCCGCCCGGGCTCGGCGGCGGGCAGGTCGATCGTGACGACCGTCCCGTCGTCGACCTCGAAGCCGACGGTGCCGCCGACGCCGCGGACCACCCACTTGACCAGCCACAGGCCGACGCCGGAGCCGTGCTGGAGCGGCGTCTCCTCGCCGGACGTGATCACCTCCCGCTCGTGGGCCGCGATGCCGGGACCGTCGTCGCGGACGCGGACGACGACGCGGTCGTCGGCGGCGTCGGCCTCGACGGTCACGGCGACCGTCGGGTCGCCGCCGGCGTGTTCGACGGCGTTGTCGAGCAGTTCCTCGAAGGCGAGCGTCAGCGACGGGCCGCCGGTGATCCAGCAGTCCGCGGGACAGGACAGCGAGACGTCGGCGGCGGGCGCGTCCGCCTGCGTCCGCTCGACGACGGGGACGAGCAGCGTCCGGAGGCGGATCGGCCGGGCGTGCTCGCTCTCCAGGGCCTCCGAGACCCGGCCGATCTTGTCACTGCGGTCGACGATCTCGTCGACGGTCCGCTCGATGCGCTCGATGCGCTCCCGGCCCTCGGGACCGACGCTGTCGGCCAGCAGGTCGGCGTTGCCGCGGACGACGTTCATCTCGTTGCGGATGTTGTGGCGCAGCAGGCGGTTCAACACGTCGATGCGCTGCTCGCGCTGGCGGCGATCGGTCACGTCCCGCAGGCTGACGAGGTGCCCCGAGACGACGCCGTACGCGCGGTACAGCGGCGTCACCCGGACGTCGAAGTAGCGGACCGCGCCGTCGCGGTCGAGTCGTGTCACCGTCTCCGCGTCCTCGCCGGCGTCCGGGACGACGTCGGCAAGCGTCGGCAGTTCGTCCGCGAGCGACCGACCGACCAGCGCCTCGCGCCCGTCCGCGAACAGCCCGGTGGCGGCGTCGTTGACGTCGACGATCCGTCCGCCCTCGTCGACGATGACGACGCGGTCGTCCATCTCCGCGAAGACCGCCTCCCGACCGAGTTCGCGGGTGACCGGGGCGACGTCGAGGAGCCGGCCCCGAAGCAGCGCGACCGAGAGGACGACGCCGGAGACGACGTAGCCGACGCTGGTCGGATCGACGACGGGGAAGAAGAGGTCCAGCGCGTGCAGGGCCTGGGCGACGGTCGGCACCGTGATGGCGAGCAGGAGGGCGACCCCCTGTCCGCGGAACGACCGGTTGCTCCGGAGGATCATCCGCATCAGGAGGAGGCCGCCACCCAGCACCAGCGCGAGCATGTACGCGAGGTGCGCCCAGCGGGCCAGTCCCCAGGCGGGAGCGAGCGAACTGGTGCCGCCGGCGACGGTCGTCGTGGAGCCGGCCCAGACGAGGTGGTGGCTGCCGTTCGACCAGACCAGCGTCACGAAGACCGCCGGCTCGATCAGCAGGAGAGCGAGCCGCCGCCTGGTGAGCCAGT from Haloarcula litorea encodes:
- a CDS encoding histidine kinase N-terminal 7TM domain-containing protein, yielding MVHPSLSLVLLAAVVGMGVAFLVWLHRDRPGAGPLAAFVVTASLWTVTHGLELAVADIPTMVSLLQIQLTLSVIVPVAWLATVLEYTGEPHWLTRRRLALLLIEPAVFVTLVWSNGSHHLVWAGSTTTVAGGTSSLAPAWGLARWAHLAYMLALVLGGGLLLMRMILRSNRSFRGQGVALLLAITVPTVAQALHALDLFFPVVDPTSVGYVVSGVVLSVALLRGRLLDVAPVTRELGREAVFAEMDDRVVIVDEGGRIVDVNDAATGLFADGREALVGRSLADELPTLADVVPDAGEDAETVTRLDRDGAVRYFDVRVTPLYRAYGVVSGHLVSLRDVTDRRQREQRIDVLNRLLRHNIRNEMNVVRGNADLLADSVGPEGRERIERIERTVDEIVDRSDKIGRVSEALESEHARPIRLRTLLVPVVERTQADAPAADVSLSCPADCWITGGPSLTLAFEELLDNAVEHAGGDPTVAVTVEADAADDRVVVRVRDDGPGIAAHEREVITSGEETPLQHGSGVGLWLVKWVVRGVGGTVGFEVDDGTVVTIDLPAAEPGRDDPWPESTDGERARRADPVHSE